The Coriobacteriia bacterium nucleotide sequence GTCGTACCGCCCGATTACGATCGCATCCCGCGGTCTCGGGCGAGAGAGCCGGTAGTGAGATAGCATCAAGCGGAAGCTCCAGTACGCGAGTGTGGGGCCAAAGACCAGGTCAGCCGGGCGGGAGCACCCACGACTTGAAGGGGAGGCGCGCACTGTGAGGCAGGTTCGCCGGGTCGGCATCGCCGCCGCCGTGGCCGCGCTTGCACTGTGCGCTCTCTTGCCGCTCGGCGGATGTGCAGGTGGCGCCGAGCCGCCGTCGCCGCTCACGCCACAGCTCGCTCCGCCCACCATTCACGAGGCGGGCGTGCTGCGCGCCGGCGTCGACCTCTCGTATCCGCCGTTTGGTGGCGTTCAGGACTCTCGCCAAGCAGGACTCGACATCGACGTGGCATCGGCGCTGGCCGGACGGCTGGGCCTCAAGGTGCAGATCATCGACGTCAAGGCCTCCGAGTTGGCCACTGCGCTCGCGGACAACCGCATCGATGTTGGGCTGTCCGCTCCGTTCTCGGCCGATGTTCTGACTCGGGCGAGCATCGCGGGGACGTACCTGGCCGACGGCCCCGCACTCTTCTCGACCGCCACCAGCATGTCGGTCACGCCTACGAGCGCGGCGGGAGCGCTAGACGGCGTCAAGATCGGCGCTCAACAGGACTCCGAGGCGTACTGGCTACTGGCCCAGGACCGCGGCACCGGCGGCGTGGCTGCTTTTCCCACACTCCGGGAGGCGCTTGCGGCGCTGGTGCGAGGCGACGTGGCGGCAGTTGGTGGTGATGCTCTCGTCGGCGCCTACATGGCTCGCGACTATCCGAGCGTGCGCTACGCCGGCGCCCTCGCGACCGCGCACCCGCTCGGCATCGCCGTCTCGGCGGACAACTCGCGACTTGGCGATGCGGTGCGCCTGACGCTCGACTCGATGGCGTCGGACGGCGTGCTCGAGGCGATTCGCGCCACCTGGGTGGGCGGGTTGCCCAAGCTTCCACTCGCCGGCGAAGATGCATCGACAGTGCCGCTAGCGAGTGAAGTGACCTCAACGATGCCATCAAGCCAGCTGACGTCTCCCTAGGACGAAGGCGCACCGAGTGCGATTCTGCATCGCATAAACGAGCAGGTGAGAATACATCGAGCCAACTTCTGAATCAGATTCGACCTGTTCTGGATACCACAAATCGGACTCGCGTCCTTGCAGTAAGCGTGTATGATTATGCATTGAAGTTTGCCGAGCGTCTGGCTGGGGTGCCAGATACGCATGTCGGAAACGACGAGGAGGAACGATGCAGAAGGCGCGTAAGTACGTTGGCCTGCTGCTCGCGGTTGCCTTGGTGTTCGCCCTTGTGGCGCTCACTGGCTGCGGGCAGAGCACGACCACCACACCGGCTAGCACAACGGGTAGCAGCACCACACCTGCGACACCGGCCTACAAGCTTGTGACCCCGGGGCAGCTGACCGTGGGCTCGGACACGTCTTTCCCGCCGTTCGAGTCGATGAACGGCCAGACTGCCGAGGGTTTTGACGTCGACATGATGAACGCCATCGGCAAGCAGATGGGCCTGAAGGTCGTCTTCCAGACCGAGGGTTTTGACACCATCATCGCCAGCGTGAACGGCCACAAGTTCGACGCGATTGCATCGGGTATGACGATCACGCCCGAACGCCAGAAGACGATCATCTTCTCGGATCCGTACTTCGACTCGAACCAGTCGGTTGCCGTTCTCAAGAGCTCGGGCATCACGACTGAGACCCAGCTCTACGGCAAGAAGATCGCCGTGCAGTCCGGCACCACGGGTGAGAAGTGGGCCACAGAGCACCTGGTCCCGCATGGCGCCAAGATCGTCCCGTTCAAGACCGCAACTGACGCTTTCAACGCGCTTCAGGCAAAGACCGTTGACGCCGTTGTCAACGACCTTCCTGTGAGCGTCGAGATCATCAAGGAAGGCCCGACCCGCGGCTTCACGATCATCGACTCGATCGCGACGGGCGAGCAGTATGGCATCGGCATCGCGAAGGACAATCCTGAGCTGGCCACGGCCATCAACGATGCGCTTGGCAAGATCAAGGCGAGCGGCGAGCTCAAGCAGATCTATGACAAGTGGATCCAGACGACGCCCGCTCAGTAGCGGCTGACGTCTGATCGGCACGACCGATTGGGAACGCGAGAGGCCCCCGGCCGATGGGCCGGGGGCCTTTTCACTTCAGTCAGAACGGTGGGAGAGGGACAGATGAGTCTGAGAAGAACGGTTGGCCCGAGGGCACTGGCGGTGTGGCTGATCGTGCTCTTTATCGCGGCCGCCGGCCTCATGGGCGCCAGACCTGCGCCGGTCTACGCCCTGAACCAAGCGCAGGTCACCCTCGATCAGAGCACAGGCGATCAGCCGATTCGCTACACGTTCGAGGCAAACACCGATGCGAGCGAAACGCTCGACTCGATCAGCTTGGCGTTCCCTGAGGGTTTCGACATCAAGGACTCCAAGACCGACGTCGTGACGCTCCAAGGCCTCAACCGCGTTACCGTGCCCTACACGAGCAGTGTCGCCGGGCAGGTAGTCACCGTGAAGTTCGAGAAGCCGGTTGCCGGCGGCAGCGATCTTCGAGTGACTGTCGGGAACGTACTCACACCAGCCAAGGGCGGAACCTACAGCCTGAAGGTGACGTACCTCTCGGGCGGCCAAGAGAAGACGTTCGTGTCGACGAACGCGCAGAACACGACGAGCTTCTCATTTGCGACGCCGACGTTGGGCGAATCGATCGCGCATCGACTCGACCAATCTCCACTCGTCGCGAAGTGGAACTCAGTTCCGTTCCTGAACCTGTTTCTGCAGCCGCAGTACGCGGTCATTGCGCTGACCACTGTCTGGCAGGGTTGGCTTATCTCGATCAGCTTGATCCTGCTGGCGTTCCCGCTCGCGATCGTCGGCGGCCTCATGCTTGCGTTCATGAAGATGGCAAAGATCGCGCCTATTCGATGGATTGCGAACGTATACGTGAACGTGATCCGAGGCACGCCGCTCTTCCTGCAGATCGCGGTCGCATTTGTGGGTCTGCCGATCGCTGGGCTGCGCGTGCAGTGGTTTGCCACCGGCGTGATCGTTCTGGCGCTCAACAGCTCGGCCTACCTGGCGGAGATCTTCAGAGCCGGCATCCAGTCCATCAACAAGGGGCAGTTCGAGGCCGCTAGTTCGCTCGGCATGACGTACCCCCAGGCGATGGGCTTTGTTGTGGTCCCGCAGACGGTCAAGCGCGTTCTGCCGACGATGACTTCTGAGTTCATCCTGCTCTTCAAGGACACGGCGCTCCTATCTGCAGTCGGCGTGTTCGAATTGATGCTCTATTCGAACAGCTTGGTCGCGCGCAGCGGCAACATCACGCCTTTCATGATCGCCGCGTGCTACTACCTCATCATCACCATCCCGCTCATCAACATCGTGGCGGTACTCGAGGCCAAGCTTGCGGTCTCCGAGGGCGGCTCGGTCGCTTCTCTAGACGAGAAGAAGAAGGGTCGCAGCTGGTGGCGTTGGCGGCCGTCGAGTGCTGGCCCCGAGTCCGAGTTCCTCACATCGACCGCCGAGCATGAGTCGAGGTAGCAATGGCTGAACCTATCGTTCGCATCAAGAACCTTCACAAGTCCTTCGGCTCGCTCGAGGTACTGAAGGGCGTCGACCTCGAGGTGGACAAGGGCGAGACGGTGGTCGTGCTGGGCCCATCGGGCTCGGGCAAGTCGACCATGCTGCGCTGCATCAACCGGCTCGAAGAACCGACCGTCGGGCAGATCTACTTCGAGGACACCGAGATCACCGCGTCCGGCACCAACATGAACGCGATGCGCAGGAACATCGGCATGGTCTTCCAGCAGTTCAACCTGTTCCCGCATCTGACCGCGCAGGGCAACGTGATGCTGGCTCAACAGCGCGTGCTCGGCCGCTCGAAGGCTGAGGCCGCGCGCATAGCTGTAGAACAGCTCACCAAGGTGGGCCTCGGCGACAAAGTCGACTACTTCCCGGCCCAGCTCTCCGGCGGTCAGCAACAGCGCGTCGCGATAGCCCGTGCCTTGGCGATGGACCCCCACGTCATGCTCTTCGACGAGGTCACCTCGGCGCTCGACCCCGAGCTCGTGCGCGGCGTGCTCGACGTCATGAAGGCTCTGGCCAAGGGCGGCATGACCATGATCGTTGTTACGCACGAGATGGGCTTCGCTCGCGACGTCGCCGATCGCGTGGTGTTTATGGACCAGGGTGTCGTGCACGAGCAGGGGACGCCTGAAGAGGTCTTCGACCACCCAAAGAGCGAACGGACGAAGGACTTCCTCGGCCACATCTCGTAGCAGGGCGAATCCGTTTGACTCGATACCCCTTGCGGCGTCCGTGGGATGCGGCGAGGGGTATCTTCCTATCACAGTCCGGAACGCAAAGGGAGGCAACCGATGCAGGTCAAGGTCACCGGTCGTCACATGAACCCCACCGAGTCCACCCGCAACTATGCCGAGGAGAAGTTCGGCCGTCTCGCCAAGATTCACGACGCCGACGCGCTTGTCGCCGAGGTTGTTCTAGAAGCCCAGAAGAATCGCTCGAATCCCGATCGTTTCGTCGCCGAGGTCACGGTCCGCCTGAAGGGCCACGTCGTGCGCGCCGAGGAGGCCGCGGGCGATATGCACGCAGCGATCGATCTTGCCGCGGCCAAAGCTGAGACTCAGATGCGGAAGTACAAGAGCCGCGTTGTAGACCGTCGTAGCGGCAAACATGCCCCGACTGTGGTCAAGACCGCTCCTGGAGACGGGCAGGTCGTCGCTCCTGATGACGAGACACCAGTTGTCACGAGGACCAAGTTCATCGAGGCTGTCCCCATGACCGAGGAGGAGGCAATCCTCCAACTCGAGCTTCTTGGCCATGATTTCTTCGTCTACCGCTCAGCCGAGACGAGCGAGGTAAACGTGCTGTATCGCCGTTCCGGCGGCGATTTCGGGGTCATTCAGCCCACAATTTAGCGGACCCATTCCCGAGATTCGATAGAGAGGGCGTCTGAGGGCGCCCTTTCTTCATGTCCCTGCATTTGACACCCCTCTTGAAGAGACCCTAGAGTACGAATGAGCCGCATCTAACTGAGCGCGGCCGGGCGCACATGTTCCGGGGTCAAGCGTAGCCATAGTCGTAGCAGGGGAGCTCCCAGTTGGATCAGAGCGTTTCCCACGTCAAGGTCGAGGACATCGAGGCTGCCCTCTCTGAGGTTGGGGAGATCAAGGCGGCGCGCGTTGTTGCTTCGCCTGAGGGAGTCATCCAGGAGATTCACGTTCTGGCGCTGCCGACAAAGCAGCCCAAACAACTGGTTCGGGACATCGAATCGACCCTGATGGCCCGCTTCAGTATTCCAATCGACCACAAGAAGATTTCGATCGCTCTGCTCGGCAGGGATTCGATCAAGCCCGAGATCGCCGAGGGCCCTTCGGATCGCAATACGGCGGCGCGACCGCGCATCTGCTCGATTAACGCGACCGTCAGTGGTGTCCAGGCGTCGGCGTCAGTGACGCTGGAGATTGGCGGCGGAGAGTATGTTGGCAACTCAAGTGGCCCTGCGAGCCAAACAGGTAGGCTACGCTTGGTCGCGCTCGCGGCACTTGATGCTGTAAGCCAGTACACTGACGCGACAATCTCCTTTGCTCTGGAGGATGTTGCGATTCTGAAGCTCGGCCGCGAGAAGGTGGCGGTGTCGTGTATCGCTCTCGTTAGCAGCATTGGTGAGCAGACATTCTCTGGCTCGGCGATGGTTCGCCAGAACGATAACGACTCGGTTGTTCGCGCGACTCTCGACGCGATCAACCGCCGAATGGGCTTTCTGACAACTGCATAATGGCAGTCCAAGTTTGGACCGGCGCCGTGAACCAACTTCGCACGAACACTGTCAGCACTGAAACGAGCGGAGCGGACAGCGTTCTTCCATCACTAGCGGGATGGGAGGAGACCACACCAGTTCCACAAAGGGGGTCTTCTCACCATGAAGCGTATGATGCTGGTTCTCGCGTCTCTCGCCGCCGTTGTTCTTGCCGGCGGTGCGTACTGGAGGCTGTAATCGGTCGAGGCGACCGGTCCAACGCACGAAAGGGGCGGGTGGGGCGCGTTGAATAAGCAGACGCGCACCCCCCGCCCCTTCCTCATTTATGTTGCGGCCTGCAGCATCGCGCTTGTGGGCATGCTCGCTACCCTTTGGACTCGCTATCCACCGCAGCTCTCGGTGCAGATGGTCTTGCTCATCGCCGCCGTACTCTTGTCGGAGAACTTCGCGTTCTCGATTGAACCGTACCAGCTGTCGCTGTCGTTTCCGCTCGGGATTGCCAGTGCCGTGCTGTGCGGACCGACCGCGGCCTGCATCGTTGCCGCATCTTCCGAGATAAGTACTCGGGAACTCAGACAGGGCAAGCCGCCCAGCGTACTTCTATTCAACTTGGCCCAAGTGGTTCTGAGCACCGGATTCGCCGCGGCGGTGTACGTTTGGCTTGGCGGCCGTGTGCTCCAGGTCTCGGCCGTCTTCTCAAAGCCGCTCAACGCCGCGGACTTTCCCAAGGTACTGTTTCCACTGGTCGTGATGGCGATTCTCAGCGTCTTTGGCAACATGCTGCTGACTGCGGGCGGCAGAGCCCTCCTTACGCGCACGTCCCTTCAAGATACGACCAAGGCCATGGTCGCGTTCGTGCCAACTCAATTCGCACTGGTGTTCGTGGGGGTGCTCATTGCGCAAGTTCTGGCAATCAGCTACTGGGCGCTGCCCCTGTTCGTTGCGCCGCTTGTGGTCGCTCGCCAGCTCTACCTTCGCTACGCAGGGCTCAAGACCGCATATGTAGATACGATTCGCTCTCTGATCGGTGCGCTTGAGGCCAAGGACCCGTATACGCGGGGGCATTCGGAGCGCGTGTCAGGCTATGCTGCCGAGTTAGGCGTGGCGTGTGGCCTCGAGCAGCGAGCGCTCGAGCGTCTGGAGTATGCGGGCCTGCTCCATGATCTGGGCAAGCTCGCGGTGCCGGGGGCTGTTCTCAGCAAGCCGGGGAGACTCAGCGCCGAGGAGATGGATCGAATCCGTGAGCATCCGTCTCGCGGCGCAGAAATGGTCAAGCGAATCCCTCACCTTCGAGATCTTGCCGACACGGTAGCCCAGCACCACGAGCGAATCGACGGCACTGGATATCCCAGGGGCGTGGATGGGTCCGAGATGCCCATTGCGGCGCGCATCCTCGCTGTGGCTGACAGTTTTGACGCGATGACAACCACCCGGGCTTATCGCCCAGCACTGAACCAAGAGCAGGCTGTGGCGGAGCTCCTTGGCGGTGCCGGCACGCAGTTCGACCCCGAAGTAGTTCGCGTGTTCATTGAGGTAGGAATCGGGCAAAGCAAGTTCGCAAACAGCGAGGGCCCGCCCGAGGTTGTCACTTCAGCGCATGTGATCGGTGATGCGCAATGACCTCGCCTTTCGCACCTTCATTCCTCGTTTCGTCCTTCCAGCCGCTGGACGCGACATGGCTTGGAGCACTCTGTTTCCTGGCGGCAGCGCTCCTGTTGGATTTCTACGATATCTCGCTGCCAAGGGGCGACAGCACCGGAGTAGCGGGTGCGCTGTGCGCCGCTGCGATCGTCGTTCTTGGACCGTGGTATGCCCTGGCTATCTCGCTGATGTCGGCTTTCGGTGCGCACTTGATCAGGCGCGGTCCGGAGTCGCTGCGGCGGGTGTTCGCCGTCGCTAGCTCACGCGCTATTGCCTGGGGCATGGCCAGCGCGATTCTGTTGACTTCGCTCGCGTCAGAGAGCCAAGCCCTTGTCTTCGTTGTTGTCCCAGCTGTGTTCCTCCTTGTCGAACTGCTGGTTGCTCAGGGCGTCGCGGCGCTCATCACGGGTCGTCCGCTCGTGCGGCTTCTGAGTGGCAACGCCAAGTCGCAAGCACCGCTGATAGCGGCGCAGTGGTCAACGGCTGTCCTTCTGCTGATTACATACGGTCAGATGCGCCAATGGAGTCTTGTCCCAGTGGTCGTGCTGCTTCTACTAATGCGCCAGTCATACGCGCTCTTCTTGGATATCCGTGAAACATACAGGGCGACAGTTGAGGTACTCGTCGAGGCAGCCGAAAGCCAAGATGAGCGGCGAGCCGGTCATGCGGATCGGACTGCGGCGCTCGCGAGGTCTATTGCCATGAAGATTGGACTGTCTGCCAGCGAAGTTGAGCGAATCAGCTACGCCGCTTTGCTGCATGATCTTGGAGAGCTCGCCGAAGGTCCCGACTCCGATTGGGATGAGCACGTTCATCAAACCCCGTCCTCGGACGTGGTCAGGGGTGTTGAGTTCTTCGAGCGCATCGAGCCGATCCTGCGCATCTGTGATGGCGCGGATTCGGGGCAGTCCACAGACGAAGGCGACCTACTGGCGGCGCTCGTGGTGTCACTTGCCAGCGATATCGATGCTGAGTATCACCCACAGGTAGCGGCTGCCCATCGTCACAGCCTGCTAGACCAGGTGGCGCATCGGGTCCCCGCATCTGTCAAGGCGCGTGCTGTTGGAGCCGCCCTACGTTTGGGCTACCGGATTCCGGCCGTGAGCTAATGGTCGCGCTTGCCGCCATCCTTGTGGGGGTCCTTGCGGGGTTCGCGGCTGGGGGGAATCTGGCTAGCGTGTCCAAGCTTCGCTTCCGTGGCGAGGCGGCAGTACTCGCTCTGTTTCTCGCTCAAGCGTTCTCTCGCGGCCGAATTGTCGGCGCGTCAGCGACGACTTGGGGCCTGGTCGTGTGGGCGGCGGCGTCAATCGGGCTGGCGGCGCTGATGTTCTCGAACGCAAGCCAACCAGGTGCGGTACTCGCTGCGGTCGGGGTGCTGTTGAATATCAATGTCGTTCTCGTCAACGGCGCAATGCCTGTGGTGACGCCGGCTGACGCTCATACCACGGCGGTGAGTGTGTCTGCCGCTAGCGGCGGTTTCTACCAGCTGGCTCACTTGGGAACTGTCGCCGTGTGGGCTGGGGACGCGATTCGGCTCCCGATCCTAGGGCAACAGTACTTGCTGAGCATCGGAGATATCCTGTTAGCGGTCGGGGTTGCGACAATCGTGGCCAACGCAATGATCTCATCGGAAGGGGTGTCGGGGGGTGCGAACATCCATGGTTCACCACTGCACTAGTTGCGTCTTCCGACGCGTTGTAATAGAAATGCATTCAATCGGAAGTCTGGGCTCCCCTCGCCGCTGCTTCAAAGGAGGCTGGCGTGCGTGTGTCTGATGGGGTGCGAGGGGTTCCTGACTATGGCTCCGGAGTAGTCCGGGAGCGCCTGCTGAGACAGATGTCGGCGGCGGGGGGAAGACCGACGGTCCTATTTGGCCCGTCTGGCTCTGGGAAGTCCTTCCTCGCAGCGCAGTTCTCCAACCGATTCGCCGGGGTCGTGGCTTGGCTTTCTGCGGATGGAGTGCCACTTGGGCCGCCTGAGATTTGCGAACTTGTTCTCAGGGGTCTAGGCTCGGCCATCGCGAAGACGCCAGTGGGTCGGTCGT carries:
- a CDS encoding ABC transporter substrate-binding protein is translated as MRQVRRVGIAAAVAALALCALLPLGGCAGGAEPPSPLTPQLAPPTIHEAGVLRAGVDLSYPPFGGVQDSRQAGLDIDVASALAGRLGLKVQIIDVKASELATALADNRIDVGLSAPFSADVLTRASIAGTYLADGPALFSTATSMSVTPTSAAGALDGVKIGAQQDSEAYWLLAQDRGTGGVAAFPTLREALAALVRGDVAAVGGDALVGAYMARDYPSVRYAGALATAHPLGIAVSADNSRLGDAVRLTLDSMASDGVLEAIRATWVGGLPKLPLAGEDASTVPLASEVTSTMPSSQLTSP
- a CDS encoding basic amino acid ABC transporter substrate-binding protein, which codes for MQKARKYVGLLLAVALVFALVALTGCGQSTTTTPASTTGSSTTPATPAYKLVTPGQLTVGSDTSFPPFESMNGQTAEGFDVDMMNAIGKQMGLKVVFQTEGFDTIIASVNGHKFDAIASGMTITPERQKTIIFSDPYFDSNQSVAVLKSSGITTETQLYGKKIAVQSGTTGEKWATEHLVPHGAKIVPFKTATDAFNALQAKTVDAVVNDLPVSVEIIKEGPTRGFTIIDSIATGEQYGIGIAKDNPELATAINDALGKIKASGELKQIYDKWIQTTPAQ
- a CDS encoding ABC transporter permease subunit (The N-terminal region of this protein, as described by TIGR01726, is a three transmembrane segment that identifies a subfamily of ABC transporter permease subunits, which specificities that include histidine, arginine, glutamine, glutamate, L-cystine (sic), the opines (in Agrobacterium) octopine and nopaline, etc.) — its product is MSLRRTVGPRALAVWLIVLFIAAAGLMGARPAPVYALNQAQVTLDQSTGDQPIRYTFEANTDASETLDSISLAFPEGFDIKDSKTDVVTLQGLNRVTVPYTSSVAGQVVTVKFEKPVAGGSDLRVTVGNVLTPAKGGTYSLKVTYLSGGQEKTFVSTNAQNTTSFSFATPTLGESIAHRLDQSPLVAKWNSVPFLNLFLQPQYAVIALTTVWQGWLISISLILLAFPLAIVGGLMLAFMKMAKIAPIRWIANVYVNVIRGTPLFLQIAVAFVGLPIAGLRVQWFATGVIVLALNSSAYLAEIFRAGIQSINKGQFEAASSLGMTYPQAMGFVVVPQTVKRVLPTMTSEFILLFKDTALLSAVGVFELMLYSNSLVARSGNITPFMIAACYYLIITIPLINIVAVLEAKLAVSEGGSVASLDEKKKGRSWWRWRPSSAGPESEFLTSTAEHESR
- a CDS encoding amino acid ABC transporter ATP-binding protein; its protein translation is MAEPIVRIKNLHKSFGSLEVLKGVDLEVDKGETVVVLGPSGSGKSTMLRCINRLEEPTVGQIYFEDTEITASGTNMNAMRRNIGMVFQQFNLFPHLTAQGNVMLAQQRVLGRSKAEAARIAVEQLTKVGLGDKVDYFPAQLSGGQQQRVAIARALAMDPHVMLFDEVTSALDPELVRGVLDVMKALAKGGMTMIVVTHEMGFARDVADRVVFMDQGVVHEQGTPEEVFDHPKSERTKDFLGHIS
- the raiA gene encoding ribosome-associated translation inhibitor RaiA is translated as MQVKVTGRHMNPTESTRNYAEEKFGRLAKIHDADALVAEVVLEAQKNRSNPDRFVAEVTVRLKGHVVRAEEAAGDMHAAIDLAAAKAETQMRKYKSRVVDRRSGKHAPTVVKTAPGDGQVVAPDDETPVVTRTKFIEAVPMTEEEAILQLELLGHDFFVYRSAETSEVNVLYRRSGGDFGVIQPTI
- a CDS encoding HD-GYP domain-containing protein — translated: MNKQTRTPRPFLIYVAACSIALVGMLATLWTRYPPQLSVQMVLLIAAVLLSENFAFSIEPYQLSLSFPLGIASAVLCGPTAACIVAASSEISTRELRQGKPPSVLLFNLAQVVLSTGFAAAVYVWLGGRVLQVSAVFSKPLNAADFPKVLFPLVVMAILSVFGNMLLTAGGRALLTRTSLQDTTKAMVAFVPTQFALVFVGVLIAQVLAISYWALPLFVAPLVVARQLYLRYAGLKTAYVDTIRSLIGALEAKDPYTRGHSERVSGYAAELGVACGLEQRALERLEYAGLLHDLGKLAVPGAVLSKPGRLSAEEMDRIREHPSRGAEMVKRIPHLRDLADTVAQHHERIDGTGYPRGVDGSEMPIAARILAVADSFDAMTTTRAYRPALNQEQAVAELLGGAGTQFDPEVVRVFIEVGIGQSKFANSEGPPEVVTSAHVIGDAQ
- a CDS encoding HD domain-containing protein, which codes for MDFYDISLPRGDSTGVAGALCAAAIVVLGPWYALAISLMSAFGAHLIRRGPESLRRVFAVASSRAIAWGMASAILLTSLASESQALVFVVVPAVFLLVELLVAQGVAALITGRPLVRLLSGNAKSQAPLIAAQWSTAVLLLITYGQMRQWSLVPVVVLLLLMRQSYALFLDIRETYRATVEVLVEAAESQDERRAGHADRTAALARSIAMKIGLSASEVERISYAALLHDLGELAEGPDSDWDEHVHQTPSSDVVRGVEFFERIEPILRICDGADSGQSTDEGDLLAALVVSLASDIDAEYHPQVAAAHRHSLLDQVAHRVPASVKARAVGAALRLGYRIPAVS
- a CDS encoding DUF5317 family protein encodes the protein MSKLRFRGEAAVLALFLAQAFSRGRIVGASATTWGLVVWAAASIGLAALMFSNASQPGAVLAAVGVLLNINVVLVNGAMPVVTPADAHTTAVSVSAASGGFYQLAHLGTVAVWAGDAIRLPILGQQYLLSIGDILLAVGVATIVANAMISSEGVSGGANIHGSPLH